A single window of Ferrimonas balearica DSM 9799 DNA harbors:
- a CDS encoding YybH family protein, translating to MKSLIPFLALFSSLVLMPAQASNDALNREINQLYDTFVESYYALDPKPLESLYTTDACLMGVSAESEFIRGREAITKAINKWFDKVRKRDATIKIDFRVISRQQQGPVVTDAGYYLIRYTPNQASEQPRSEFAGKFVMSFKQAEDGNWYIFMDSANRSKPELFYAATAEPGLYFSSPTEIMAADDVSKE from the coding sequence TTGAAGTCACTGATCCCTTTTTTGGCCCTGTTCAGCAGCCTGGTCCTGATGCCGGCTCAAGCCAGCAACGACGCGCTGAACCGGGAGATTAACCAGCTGTACGACACCTTTGTCGAGTCCTACTATGCACTCGACCCAAAGCCGTTGGAGTCGCTCTACACCACCGATGCCTGCCTGATGGGGGTGTCCGCTGAGAGCGAGTTTATCCGCGGCCGGGAAGCGATCACCAAAGCCATCAACAAGTGGTTCGACAAAGTGCGTAAGCGCGATGCCACCATCAAGATCGATTTCCGGGTGATCTCGCGCCAGCAGCAGGGCCCGGTGGTGACCGATGCCGGTTATTACCTGATCCGCTACACCCCGAACCAGGCCAGCGAACAGCCCCGCAGCGAGTTTGCCGGTAAGTTCGTGATGAGCTTCAAGCAGGCAGAAGACGGCAACTGGTACATCTTTATGGATTCCGCCAACCGGTCCAAACCGGAGCTGTTCTACGCCGCCACGGCCGAGCCTGGACTGTACTTTTCCAGTCCCACAGAGATAATGGCAGCCGACGACGTATCCAAAGAGTAA
- a CDS encoding AbgT family transporter, with the protein MSSNSVERPGSAPSVEQSGAFRRFLDVVERLGNLLPHPITLFALFCVGIILISGIAGYFDLSVADPRPEGAPGRAADGLITVVSLMSAEGLQRIVSNLVTNFTGFAPLGTVLVALLGVGIAERAGLISAALRGLVMGAKPRLVTFIVVFAGIISNTASELGYVVLIPLAAMMFHSLGRHPLAGLAAAFAGVSGGYSANLLLGTVDPLLSGITETAAQIIDPNYTVGPEANWFFMILSTFVVAGLAMFVTEKIVEPKLGKYDIREAAEDVTHDKMEGLSAKEKKGLKAAGVTLLVLSVLLSLTIVPEWGALRHPETGLVAGSPFLKGIVAFIFVFFAIPGMVYGRIVGTIKSDRDAIDAMAHSMSTMGMYIVLVFFASQFVAFFKWTNLGAITAVAGADMLNSIGLSGPLLFVCFIAVCAFINLMVGSASAQWAVTAPIFVPMLMLVGYAPETIQAAYRIGDSVTNIITPMMSYFGLILAVASRYKKDLGIGTLVATMLPYSIVLFIGWSITFVVYVFVLGLPVGPGSPTYYTP; encoded by the coding sequence ATGAGTTCGAACTCGGTTGAGCGCCCAGGCTCAGCACCCAGCGTGGAACAGTCCGGTGCCTTTCGGCGTTTCCTCGACGTCGTAGAGCGTCTGGGTAACCTGCTCCCCCACCCCATCACCCTGTTTGCGCTGTTCTGCGTTGGCATCATCCTCATCAGTGGCATTGCAGGCTACTTTGACCTCTCCGTTGCCGACCCGCGTCCGGAAGGTGCGCCGGGCCGTGCCGCCGATGGCCTGATCACCGTGGTCAGTCTGATGAGTGCCGAGGGGCTGCAGCGCATCGTTTCCAATCTGGTGACCAACTTTACCGGCTTTGCCCCGCTGGGCACCGTACTGGTGGCCTTGCTGGGTGTTGGCATCGCTGAGCGTGCCGGACTGATCTCCGCCGCACTGCGTGGCCTGGTAATGGGCGCCAAGCCCCGCCTGGTGACCTTTATCGTGGTGTTTGCCGGCATCATCTCCAACACCGCTTCCGAGCTGGGTTATGTGGTTCTGATCCCGCTGGCAGCGATGATGTTCCACTCCCTGGGCCGTCATCCGCTGGCCGGTTTGGCCGCAGCCTTTGCCGGTGTGTCCGGTGGCTACAGCGCTAACCTGCTGCTCGGCACCGTTGACCCGCTGCTGTCCGGCATCACCGAAACCGCCGCTCAGATCATCGACCCCAACTACACCGTGGGTCCGGAAGCCAACTGGTTCTTTATGATCCTCTCCACCTTTGTGGTGGCCGGTCTGGCGATGTTTGTGACTGAGAAGATCGTCGAACCCAAGCTGGGCAAATACGACATTCGTGAAGCCGCCGAAGACGTCACTCACGACAAGATGGAAGGGCTGAGCGCCAAGGAGAAGAAGGGCCTGAAAGCGGCCGGTGTGACCCTGCTGGTGCTCTCCGTCCTGCTCTCTTTGACCATCGTTCCGGAATGGGGCGCGCTGCGTCACCCGGAAACCGGCCTGGTAGCGGGCTCACCGTTCCTGAAAGGGATTGTGGCCTTCATCTTTGTGTTCTTCGCCATCCCCGGCATGGTTTATGGTCGCATCGTCGGCACCATTAAGAGCGATCGCGATGCCATCGATGCCATGGCGCACTCCATGAGCACCATGGGCATGTACATCGTGCTGGTGTTCTTCGCTTCCCAGTTTGTGGCGTTCTTCAAGTGGACCAACCTGGGCGCCATCACCGCCGTCGCCGGTGCGGACATGCTCAACAGCATCGGCCTCAGCGGCCCGCTGCTGTTTGTCTGCTTTATCGCAGTGTGCGCCTTTATCAACCTGATGGTGGGCTCTGCCTCGGCCCAGTGGGCGGTCACCGCGCCCATCTTCGTGCCGATGCTGATGCTGGTGGGTTACGCTCCGGAAACCATCCAGGCCGCTTACCGTATCGGTGATTCCGTCACCAACATCATCACTCCGATGATGAGCTACTTCGGCCTGATCCTGGCGGTAGCGTCCCGATACAAGAAGGACCTAGGCATTGGTACCCTGGTGGCCACCATGCTGCCCTACTCCATCGTGCTGTTTATCGGCTGGAGCATCACCTTCGTCGTCTACGTGTTTGTGCTTGGCTTGCCGGTGGGTCCGGGCTCGCCGACCTATTACACGCCGTAA
- the rimO gene encoding 30S ribosomal protein S12 methylthiotransferase RimO has translation MTVNTFDPNAQSPVAEQPSTTHATKVAPEMGNGAKGSGTRIGFISLGCPKNLVDSERILTQLRIEGYDIVNTYEGADLVIVNTCGFIDSAVQESLDTIGEALKENGKVLVTGCLGAKEDEIKQIHPKVLGITGPHAYEMVLEQVHAHLPKPEHDPMTSLIPDHGVKLTPRHYAYLKISEGCNHKCTFCIIPSMRGTLDSRPMGEILDEAKRLQAAGVKELLVISQDTGAYGVDVKHKTAFWNGMPVKTSMLALCEKLAEFGIWVRLHYVYPYPNIADVLPLMAEGKVLPYLDIPFQHASPRILKLMKRPGNAERTLEQIKAWREVCPDLVIRSTFIVGFPGETEADFQLLLDWLEEARLDRVGCFKYSPVEGATANELPDAVDEAVKEERYQRFMAVQARISREKLADRVGQEMLVIVDEIGEDGAIGRSYADAPEIDGRVIIGGEYDLNPGDMVWVSIEFADDHDLFGTLVEDDDE, from the coding sequence ATGACCGTCAACACTTTCGATCCCAATGCCCAAAGCCCCGTGGCCGAGCAGCCCAGCACCACTCACGCCACTAAGGTGGCGCCGGAGATGGGCAATGGCGCCAAGGGCAGCGGCACCCGCATCGGTTTCATCAGTCTCGGCTGTCCCAAGAACCTGGTGGATTCTGAGCGCATCCTGACCCAGCTGCGCATCGAAGGTTACGACATCGTCAACACCTACGAGGGGGCTGACCTGGTGATCGTAAACACCTGTGGTTTTATCGATTCCGCTGTGCAGGAATCGCTGGACACCATCGGTGAGGCGCTGAAAGAGAATGGCAAGGTTCTGGTCACCGGCTGCCTGGGTGCCAAAGAGGATGAGATCAAGCAGATCCACCCGAAGGTGCTGGGCATCACCGGTCCGCACGCTTACGAGATGGTGCTGGAACAGGTCCACGCGCACCTGCCCAAGCCGGAGCACGATCCGATGACCAGCCTGATCCCGGACCACGGCGTCAAGCTGACCCCGCGTCACTACGCTTATCTGAAGATCTCCGAAGGCTGTAACCACAAGTGCACCTTCTGCATCATCCCGTCCATGCGCGGAACCCTGGACAGCCGTCCGATGGGCGAGATCCTGGATGAAGCCAAGCGTCTGCAGGCCGCCGGGGTGAAAGAGCTGCTGGTGATCAGTCAGGACACTGGCGCTTACGGCGTGGACGTTAAGCACAAAACCGCGTTCTGGAACGGCATGCCGGTGAAAACCTCCATGCTGGCCCTGTGCGAGAAGCTGGCCGAGTTTGGCATCTGGGTGCGACTGCATTACGTCTATCCCTACCCCAACATTGCCGACGTGCTGCCGCTGATGGCCGAAGGCAAAGTGCTGCCCTACCTGGACATCCCGTTCCAGCACGCCAGCCCGCGCATCCTCAAGCTGATGAAGCGCCCCGGTAATGCTGAGCGCACCCTGGAGCAGATCAAAGCGTGGCGCGAAGTGTGTCCCGACCTGGTGATCCGCTCTACCTTTATTGTCGGTTTCCCCGGTGAAACCGAAGCCGACTTCCAGCTGCTGCTGGACTGGCTGGAAGAGGCCCGTCTGGACCGCGTTGGCTGCTTTAAGTACAGCCCGGTGGAAGGCGCTACCGCCAACGAACTGCCCGATGCGGTAGACGAAGCGGTGAAAGAGGAGCGTTACCAGCGCTTTATGGCCGTACAGGCCCGCATCAGCCGCGAAAAGCTGGCTGACCGGGTGGGTCAGGAGATGCTGGTGATCGTGGACGAGATTGGTGAAGACGGCGCCATTGGCCGCAGCTACGCCGACGCGCCGGAGATCGATGGCCGCGTGATCATCGGCGGTGAATATGACCTCAACCCCGGCGACATGGTTTGGGTCAGCATCGAGTTTGCTGACGACCACGACCTGTTTGGCACTCTGGTTGAGGACGACGACGAATAA
- a CDS encoding YchJ family protein, with protein MTACPCGSQRLYAECCQPLHQGDALAATPEQLMRSRYSAYVLAVTDYLIATHHPDFRGDLSADDLAESCQQTQWQRLEIVNAPPHQGDKGEVEFKAWFRDGTALRALHERSRFVCQQGHWLYCDGDFNPVPSAGRNAACPCGSGKKFKRCCGA; from the coding sequence ATGACCGCCTGCCCCTGTGGCAGCCAGCGCCTCTACGCTGAATGCTGCCAACCCCTGCACCAGGGCGATGCCCTGGCTGCCACCCCGGAACAGTTAATGCGCTCCCGCTACAGTGCCTATGTTCTGGCGGTAACCGATTACCTGATCGCCACCCACCACCCGGATTTTCGGGGCGACCTCAGCGCCGATGACCTGGCGGAATCCTGCCAGCAGACCCAGTGGCAACGGCTGGAGATCGTCAACGCGCCGCCCCATCAGGGCGACAAAGGCGAAGTGGAGTTCAAGGCGTGGTTTCGCGACGGAACGGCGCTGCGGGCACTCCATGAGCGCTCCCGTTTTGTTTGCCAGCAGGGCCATTGGCTTTACTGCGACGGGGACTTTAACCCCGTCCCCAGTGCCGGACGCAATGCCGCCTGCCCCTGTGGCAGCGGTAAGAAGTTTAAGCGCTGCTGCGGCGCTTAA
- the smrA gene encoding DNA endonuclease SmrA, with protein sequence MERDDTDLFAQAMSDVVPLKSDDARVQGSGPANPTEAQLARRAAAEAEVVNQKDGLTLEAVEPVDPDDIIGWTRGGMQHGVYKNLRLGKYSLDARLDLHGHTVAEARQALLQFIRDCLENDIRSALVLHGKGLNSKPFRGVLKSYVAAWLPNCPEVLAYHSALKQHGGTGAVYVLLRKSPREKAENRERHQKR encoded by the coding sequence ATGGAACGTGACGACACCGACCTCTTTGCCCAAGCCATGTCCGACGTGGTACCGCTGAAAAGTGATGATGCCCGGGTCCAGGGCAGTGGCCCGGCCAACCCCACCGAAGCCCAATTGGCACGCCGTGCGGCTGCTGAAGCCGAAGTGGTCAATCAGAAAGATGGGCTGACTCTGGAAGCCGTCGAACCGGTGGACCCCGATGACATCATCGGCTGGACCCGCGGTGGCATGCAGCATGGCGTCTACAAAAATCTGCGACTGGGCAAGTATTCGCTGGATGCCCGCCTTGATCTGCATGGCCATACGGTTGCCGAGGCGCGTCAGGCGCTGCTGCAGTTTATCCGAGACTGTCTGGAGAACGACATCCGCAGTGCGCTGGTGCTGCATGGTAAGGGGCTCAATTCCAAGCCCTTTCGTGGGGTGCTGAAAAGCTACGTCGCGGCTTGGCTGCCCAACTGCCCGGAAGTGCTGGCTTACCACTCGGCACTAAAGCAGCATGGCGGCACCGGTGCGGTTTACGTGCTGTTGCGCAAAAGCCCCCGGGAGAAAGCGGAAAACCGGGAGCGTCACCAGAAACGGTGA
- a CDS encoding DUF3820 family protein, translating into MDPQLLSQLANDTMPYGKYAGRRLMDLPIAYLVWMQGKGWPAPPLGPKLALALEIKHNGLSYLLKPLRREP; encoded by the coding sequence ATGGACCCACAGCTGTTAAGCCAGCTTGCTAATGACACAATGCCCTACGGCAAATATGCCGGGCGCCGCCTGATGGATCTGCCCATCGCCTATCTGGTGTGGATGCAGGGAAAAGGGTGGCCGGCACCGCCACTGGGGCCAAAGCTGGCGCTGGCGCTGGAGATCAAGCACAACGGTTTGAGCTACCTGTTGAAGCCGCTGCGTCGGGAGCCGTAA
- a CDS encoding S9 family peptidase has product MLKRALFALGLATALAACSGSSPSEATAEVTPQQPPLIERSVLFGNPDRFQGRISPDGQWMSFRAPDEGVMNLWLAPKGDINRANVITNDRGRGIPAHFWSLDSQHILYIQDRDGDENWHLYGVELATGDVTNLTPYPGIQAQMVAQSQSQPGVVVVGMNDRDPSWHDLYRVDLATGERTLLAQNPGMASILVDNDLAVRLALGPAEADGQTVFAWQNGQWQPRFTIPAEDMLTTAILGFDQANTGIYMLDSRNRDTAALVHYQLDGGRTQILASATGVDVSGVLFDPRTHKPFAYAEERHHPVWFAIDPDYQKDITQLNRQLAGGASVLAISEDGNYWTVYTDQSDRSPIYKVYDRNTGVLSELFVTNPALEGLPLVKMHGVTIPSRDGLELVSYLTLPQSADPNGDGVADSPSPMVLLVHGGPWARDGFGYSSLVQWLANRGYSVLQVNFRSSTGFGKAFVNAGNKQWGRAMQDDLLDAKAWAVAQGITNEDTVAIMGGSYGGYATLAGLTMTPDAFTCGVDIVGPSNLQTLLDSIPPYWASFRQVFARAIGDPDTEAGRALLKERSPLTYVDDIQRPLLIAQGANDPRVKQAESDQIVQAMKRKGIPVSYVLFPDEGHGFARPENNIAFYAVAEAFLAQCHGGRAEPVGEAFVGSSIEIPHGREFIPGLPK; this is encoded by the coding sequence ATGCTGAAACGCGCCCTTTTTGCTCTTGGGCTGGCCACTGCGCTGGCCGCCTGCAGTGGCAGCTCGCCGTCAGAGGCCACCGCCGAAGTCACCCCGCAGCAACCGCCTTTGATAGAACGGTCCGTGCTGTTTGGGAATCCGGACCGCTTCCAGGGCCGCATCAGCCCGGATGGCCAATGGATGAGTTTCCGAGCCCCGGATGAGGGGGTGATGAATCTGTGGCTGGCCCCGAAAGGGGACATCAATCGCGCCAATGTCATCACCAATGATCGGGGGCGCGGCATTCCCGCCCACTTCTGGTCGTTGGACAGTCAGCACATCCTCTATATCCAGGATCGTGATGGCGATGAAAACTGGCACCTCTATGGGGTTGAACTGGCAACCGGCGATGTCACCAACCTGACCCCCTATCCTGGCATTCAGGCCCAGATGGTGGCGCAGAGTCAAAGCCAGCCCGGTGTCGTGGTGGTAGGCATGAACGACCGCGACCCCAGCTGGCACGATCTCTATCGGGTGGACCTGGCAACCGGTGAGCGCACCCTGCTGGCGCAAAACCCTGGTATGGCCAGCATCCTGGTGGACAATGATCTGGCGGTGCGGTTAGCACTGGGGCCGGCAGAGGCCGATGGCCAGACGGTGTTTGCGTGGCAGAACGGCCAGTGGCAGCCGCGCTTTACCATCCCCGCAGAGGATATGCTGACCACCGCCATACTGGGCTTCGACCAGGCCAACACCGGCATCTATATGCTGGACAGTCGCAATCGTGATACCGCCGCGTTGGTGCACTATCAGCTGGATGGCGGCCGAACCCAGATACTGGCCAGCGCCACCGGTGTGGATGTGTCCGGTGTGCTGTTTGACCCCCGCACCCACAAGCCGTTTGCCTATGCGGAAGAGCGCCATCACCCTGTCTGGTTTGCCATCGACCCGGACTACCAGAAGGACATTACCCAACTGAACCGGCAACTGGCCGGAGGCGCGTCGGTGCTGGCCATCTCTGAGGATGGCAATTACTGGACGGTGTACACCGACCAGAGCGACCGCTCCCCCATCTATAAGGTGTATGACCGCAACACCGGAGTGCTGTCCGAACTGTTTGTCACCAACCCGGCGCTGGAGGGGCTGCCACTGGTTAAGATGCACGGCGTTACCATCCCCAGCCGGGACGGGCTGGAGCTGGTGTCCTACCTGACCCTGCCGCAAAGCGCGGACCCGAATGGTGACGGTGTGGCCGACAGCCCTTCGCCGATGGTCCTGCTGGTGCACGGTGGCCCCTGGGCGCGTGATGGCTTTGGCTACTCATCGCTGGTGCAGTGGCTGGCCAACCGGGGGTATTCGGTATTGCAGGTGAACTTCCGTTCCTCCACCGGGTTTGGCAAAGCCTTTGTCAACGCGGGCAATAAACAGTGGGGCAGGGCGATGCAGGATGACCTGCTCGACGCCAAAGCCTGGGCGGTGGCACAGGGCATCACCAACGAGGACACCGTGGCCATTATGGGCGGCAGTTACGGGGGGTACGCCACGCTGGCGGGCCTGACCATGACGCCGGACGCCTTTACCTGTGGTGTTGATATTGTCGGCCCCTCCAACCTGCAAACCCTGCTCGATTCCATTCCGCCTTATTGGGCCAGCTTCCGGCAGGTGTTTGCCCGTGCCATTGGCGACCCGGATACCGAGGCGGGACGGGCCCTGCTCAAGGAGCGCTCGCCGCTGACCTATGTGGATGATATCCAGCGGCCTTTGTTGATCGCTCAGGGGGCCAATGACCCAAGGGTAAAGCAGGCGGAATCGGACCAGATTGTGCAGGCGATGAAGCGCAAAGGCATTCCGGTCAGCTACGTGCTGTTCCCGGATGAGGGCCACGGTTTTGCCCGACCGGAGAACAACATCGCGTTCTATGCCGTGGCGGAGGCGTTTCTTGCACAGTGCCATGGTGGCCGGGCAGAACCGGTGGGTGAGGCGTTTGTGGGGTCCAGCATTGAGATCCCCCATGGCCGTGAATTTATCCCCGGCCTGCCGAAATAA
- a CDS encoding YfcZ/YiiS family protein, with translation MESKTQDLITECCGAYMDVGAVISEEDTVLSLPITAASEADARAEFEKLEAAAKARFADVQTDAQWQQETGTLQARLVFSCAAERLIFEMQLN, from the coding sequence ATGGAGTCCAAGACTCAAGATCTCATCACCGAATGTTGTGGTGCCTATATGGATGTTGGCGCAGTGATCTCCGAAGAGGATACCGTACTGAGCCTGCCGATCACCGCAGCCAGCGAAGCGGATGCCCGGGCCGAGTTTGAGAAACTGGAAGCGGCCGCCAAAGCCCGCTTCGCCGATGTGCAGACCGATGCTCAATGGCAACAGGAAACCGGCACCCTGCAAGCGCGCCTGGTGTTCTCCTGCGCCGCTGAACGCCTGATTTTTGAGATGCAGTTGAACTGA
- a CDS encoding VC2046/SO_2500 family protein, with the protein MRPEGILINEWQLGSALNQAVHQGHRGEFGLLLSMMVQDVRYHGSFQLEKTEQGEPLPLRQRFELPEPQPTISRFPDIHRSEACAQAFHQGGLVQSRLQQCITPEPLDIRGEHCHGMSEALANAEPVSRQPDSLAQKLRVFPAQMALADLIAEQRLQSAALRAVA; encoded by the coding sequence ATGCGGCCTGAAGGCATTTTAATCAACGAGTGGCAACTTGGCAGTGCGCTCAACCAGGCGGTCCATCAGGGCCACCGGGGTGAGTTCGGCCTGTTGCTGTCGATGATGGTGCAGGACGTCCGTTATCACGGCAGCTTTCAGCTGGAGAAAACCGAGCAGGGCGAACCGCTGCCATTGCGTCAGCGCTTTGAGCTGCCCGAGCCTCAGCCGACCATCAGCCGGTTTCCCGACATCCACCGCAGCGAAGCGTGCGCTCAGGCGTTCCACCAGGGCGGCCTGGTTCAGTCACGACTGCAGCAATGCATCACCCCGGAGCCACTCGACATCCGCGGTGAACACTGCCACGGTATGAGCGAAGCGCTGGCCAATGCTGAACCCGTCTCCCGCCAGCCCGACTCTCTGGCGCAAAAGCTGCGGGTGTTCCCGGCGCAGATGGCGTTGGCCGACCTGATCGCTGAACAGCGTCTTCAAAGCGCGGCACTGCGTGCCGTGGCCTGA
- a CDS encoding putative bifunctional diguanylate cyclase/phosphodiesterase: MKQGRADAIERLIQLPEKQAGDFEQTAQVAARIACQQLGVETASIWLFNREQTHLMPICRHQLSGRTVVDAALATCAFPEYFDHLYQHRFLKADVARLHPATKAFGPDYLVPNGIHAMLDAGIRINGHLEGVICVESLRPRHWGEEDAHWVGQLADQLALALATQRQSRQAGQLDLFRHAMEQSSQRLAIMNADTLEICYVNQAYLRVAGGVAEDYVGKPIQQLMMFQQNPESAKLALQTVLETGYCRGEGQVVDPQGRVRWIDFRANRFVTENGQAYLVLHSNDATAEKAHKAELERMAWHCALTGLYNRAYFLQRLNESAPVALLLFDLDGFKALNDLHGHEVGDRLLKEVARRLRHCGERMGASLVARIGADEFVVRFDQVPAQSLHDIAHSFRERLILPVPVGGRSYSVQLSVAGVCRDLLDEQVDAMAALDLTMARAKQLGRLQLFDQALKESFCEQVQIQQDLRQALARKEFELHYQPLVAMETGEVRGAEALLRWRHPRRGRLGPARFIEVAEDTGAIEPIGRWVLETALYQLHLWQRRWPGLEMHVNVSAKQLLGGDLYEICWHQLNRYRLTPGTLVLEITETSLLEEIQVVSRLCNQLGELGIVLAIDDFGTGYSSMRYLQRLPVQKLKIDRSFVMDLETSRENREIVPAIIAMGQALDLVVTAEGVETESQRRLLKQWGCDMVQGFLYGRPVDPHLFEQRYLRINETA; encoded by the coding sequence ATGAAGCAGGGACGCGCGGACGCAATTGAACGACTGATTCAGTTGCCCGAAAAGCAGGCGGGGGATTTTGAGCAGACCGCCCAGGTCGCGGCTCGGATCGCCTGTCAACAACTGGGGGTGGAGACCGCCTCCATCTGGCTCTTTAACCGAGAGCAAACCCACCTGATGCCGATATGCCGGCACCAGCTCTCCGGCCGCACTGTGGTGGACGCCGCCCTGGCCACCTGCGCTTTCCCCGAGTATTTCGACCACCTTTACCAGCATCGCTTTTTGAAAGCGGATGTGGCGCGGCTGCACCCGGCGACCAAGGCCTTTGGCCCGGATTACCTGGTGCCTAATGGTATTCACGCCATGCTGGATGCCGGTATCCGCATCAATGGCCACCTCGAGGGGGTGATCTGCGTTGAGTCGTTGCGCCCACGGCACTGGGGCGAGGAGGACGCACACTGGGTTGGCCAGCTGGCAGACCAGTTGGCGCTGGCGCTCGCCACTCAACGGCAAAGCCGGCAGGCGGGTCAGCTTGACCTGTTTCGCCATGCGATGGAGCAATCCAGCCAGCGGCTGGCGATCATGAACGCCGATACCCTGGAGATCTGCTACGTCAATCAGGCTTACCTGCGCGTGGCCGGCGGCGTGGCTGAGGACTATGTGGGCAAACCGATTCAGCAGCTGATGATGTTTCAGCAAAACCCGGAGTCCGCCAAACTGGCCCTGCAGACGGTGCTGGAGACCGGCTATTGCCGGGGCGAGGGGCAGGTGGTGGACCCGCAGGGGCGGGTCCGCTGGATCGATTTTCGCGCGAACCGCTTTGTGACCGAAAATGGTCAGGCTTACCTGGTGTTGCATTCCAATGACGCCACCGCCGAGAAAGCCCATAAGGCGGAACTGGAACGGATGGCGTGGCACTGTGCCCTGACCGGGCTCTATAACCGCGCCTACTTCCTGCAACGGCTGAATGAATCCGCCCCGGTGGCGCTGCTGCTGTTTGATCTCGATGGCTTCAAGGCGTTGAACGACCTCCATGGCCATGAAGTGGGGGACCGCCTGCTGAAGGAGGTGGCGCGTCGACTGCGTCACTGCGGTGAGCGCATGGGCGCCAGCCTGGTGGCTCGCATCGGTGCCGATGAATTTGTGGTGCGGTTTGATCAGGTCCCCGCTCAGTCCCTGCACGACATTGCCCACAGTTTCCGGGAGCGGTTGATCCTGCCGGTGCCGGTGGGAGGCCGCTCCTATTCCGTGCAACTGAGTGTGGCCGGAGTGTGTCGTGATCTGCTGGATGAGCAGGTGGATGCGATGGCGGCGCTGGACCTGACCATGGCCCGGGCCAAGCAGCTGGGACGCCTGCAACTGTTTGATCAGGCGTTAAAGGAGAGCTTTTGTGAGCAGGTGCAGATCCAGCAGGACCTGCGCCAGGCGTTGGCCCGCAAAGAGTTTGAGCTGCACTACCAGCCCTTGGTCGCGATGGAAACGGGGGAGGTGCGGGGGGCTGAAGCGCTGTTGCGTTGGCGTCATCCGCGCCGGGGCCGGCTGGGGCCGGCACGCTTTATTGAGGTTGCCGAAGATACCGGGGCGATTGAGCCGATAGGGCGCTGGGTTCTCGAAACCGCGTTGTACCAGTTACACCTGTGGCAGCGCCGCTGGCCCGGTCTGGAGATGCACGTCAATGTCTCCGCCAAGCAACTGCTGGGCGGTGACCTCTATGAGATCTGCTGGCACCAGCTGAATCGTTATCGCCTGACGCCGGGCACCCTGGTACTGGAGATCACGGAAACCAGCCTGCTGGAGGAGATCCAGGTGGTGTCGCGGCTGTGTAACCAGTTGGGTGAACTGGGCATTGTGCTGGCGATCGATGATTTCGGCACCGGTTACAGTTCGATGCGCTATCTGCAGCGGTTGCCGGTTCAGAAACTGAAGATCGACCGCTCCTTTGTGATGGACCTGGAAACCTCCAGAGAGAACCGGGAGATCGTGCCCGCCATTATTGCCATGGGGCAGGCGCTGGATCTGGTGGTGACGGCGGAGGGGGTGGAAACTGAGTCTCAGCGTCGGCTGCTCAAGCAGTGGGGTTGCGATATGGTGCAGGGCTTCCTGTATGGCCGTCCGGTCGACCCGCACCTGTTTGAACAGCGCTACCTACGCATCAACGAAACCGCTTAA